The nucleotide sequence AAAAATTCAGTTCATAGACCTATTTGTGCTTCTTCTGATTGCATCATAGTTATTAATGATTTATGAATGGTATTATTATCAGACTCATCCCGGAAATATGTAACAAATTTTTCTCCCTTCCGCGATGAATTGACTGAGGTCAACGTCCTATACATTATACAAATATACTTTATCGATATATCCATTTTaggaaatatattatttttatgattattaaaaattttaaaaatttatttcttaaagtattttatttttaagagtaACTTTTTGTGtggaatataaaattttattcccATAAAAAAAGGTGGATTGATATACGAAGAAacgaaaaataaaatatgaatttattattaattatttaattattatgtttcttgtcaaagaatttttcttatttcatcttaactttttcaatctaaataaaaaagttttgaatttttactTTTTTGTTGTGTTAAAAAAGAATACATatatttaattttgtaattacttAAGTATTCGgagaataattaaaaagataaattagaACTCATAgtcattattttattaaaaataatttccaaCTATTTGTTGCACTAaagaaacaaatttttttttgtataatacTCAATTATACTATTTTtcactttttgaaaataatattcctaagaatacaatttttttaaatacGTCTTAATCTTTTAAGAAAGTCTAGTTATATTTAAAAAAGGGCAAAATACTATAATAAGCCAACATCAATCCAAATTTACTTATATGAGCCAAAATGAAAATCGATACAGCAATGAGCCAGatcatatttttatgtaattcgaaccaggctagtTCGAACTTCATCTTCAAATAAATCGAACCAGAGCAGTTCGAATttcaaagaaaaaattgaaagtaaatcgaaccagcttggttcgaactaGGAatgcaagtaattcgaaccactccAGTTCGAATTATGGGTAAATGAGGTcatcatgtaattcgaaccaccctggttcgaattacgctTAAGCTAGGttgttagtaattcgaaccaccctggttcgaattactagtgattgggctatataaggagttcgaatcagcctcattcgaaccattCTCACCTTCTCCTGCCccaccaaatctcagagaaaacgacccagattctctccgagaaagacctgaacggaatactctgctcatgggggacgatccggcacggtTATATCGCTTGGACGGAGTCGCCCATATAGCTGGGGTCATCAACGAAGAGGTTAGTACGGAAATAACTTTGTTTTACCGGTATATGTGAGTTAGTGGTTTGGCATGCGGGTTAGATGttggtttagttggtggtttattttagtggtttatgttagtgatttctgttaatggtttatgttagtggtttttgttagtggtttatgttggtggtttatcttagtggtttatcttagtggtttatgttagtggtttatcttagtggtttatgtatgtggtttatgtaagcggtttacgttaacggtttacgttagtggtttatgttagtggtttatgtaagCGGTTTAGTTGTGGTTTTATAATGTTAGACCTTTCATGTCAGTAGCCTATGGTGGTTTCTAATTTAAGTTTCTTATGCAAATGGTTCTCGTTCTTGGATTTTTAAGCGGCTATACATAGTAAGATTTTTTGGTTTATCAATTATCGTGTTGATTATGTTTGTCACCGGTAATTAACCTGGTTCTAATAATGCGGTTCATTTCTTCCGCAGCCTCAGTGATGCATCAGaagcatgcggcggcagcagggcatggtCCTGGATGACAGATACGTTCCGTACCTGTAGATGGCTGGTCTTTACCATCTTGCaaggctgaacgatagatggttccggttGGACGAGGCCCTTGTCAGTGCGTTTGTTgagcgatggcgtccggagacgcacacgtttcatatgccgttcggagagtgcacgatcacactgcaggacgtggcataccagctgAGTTTGCCAGTGGACGGGCGTTACGTCAGCGGCTGCCTATCAGAGTTCCATATATACATCGAGGGTGGCCGTCCAGCCTAGGTTTGGTTCGAGGAGTTGCTTGGAGTGGTACCTCCTCCTagccaggttcagaagtacgcGGTCAACTGCAACTGGTTTCAGGAGACGTTTGGTGAGTGCCCGGAGGGAGCTGATGAGGATACTGTGCGTCGTTATgcccgtgcgtacatcatgatgttgttgggcacgcAGCTTTTTGCGGAAAAGTCGGGCAACCGcttcacatcagatggcttccgTTTGTAGCTAGGCTGGAGGAGATGGGGACCTACAGCTGGGGTTCTGCAGCActggcatggttgtaccggtgcatgtgccgtgTGGCGAACAGAAATGTTAACAAGCTAGCGGGCCCACTTCAGCTACTTCAGTCATGGATTTTCTGGCGATTTCCTCGGTTTAGGCCTGCAGGATTTGAGATGTTCAGCTGTCCGTTGGCCTCGAGGTACTTTACTAATCTTTGTCTATTTCAATTTACTACACATAACcgcgtgttcattcataatgtatTGGATACCCTAAGCACACATATAAGTAGCGGTAACACATGTGCATGTCgcaggtggtcaggttacatCCCTTCCAGTAGCGAGAAGGGTCTTAGAGTTCAGACGTGGAGGCTCTGGATAGACCGGTTGCAGGATAGAGAGGTCAGTATGTTACTTAATAAGTTTTTTTATTTAACCACGATTTACGAGTTGGGATCACGAGTTGCCCTGACATTGTATCGTTCTGCGTGCAGTTTATCTGGATGCCGTACAGTAGCCCTGACGTACTTCAGGTCGTGCATCCCGAGGTTTTGGAGCCTCGACATATGGTGCTGTGGCGGTCTGTTACATCGCTTATCTACTTTGccgtcatagagtggcatcaAGTAGATAGGGTTCTTCCGCAGTTTGGAGGGGTGCAGCCCCGTCCACAGGCCGCCCTaaacatcgactttctgatgttGAAGGAAGGCAGAGGCGGCGATCGATGGTTCCCGTCCCATTTGCAGAAGTGGCATCAGTATTGGGACGACCGTACGGAGAGCGTGCTGAGATTCGATGTTGTTGCTGACCCTGGTCCGTCGCATCAGTTCTTGGATTGGTGGAGTCAGCACGGGAAGAGGTTTTTGTCTCCGGATCCGCAGTTGGGCGATCCGAGAGCCGTTGCTATTCCTGTTGAGGCCTCACAGCGGGGAGCTGGGCGAGTACCTGAGATGGATCGGCCTAACGACGTGCCGGACAAAAGGCGGGTTGATAGGAGAGCTCGCGTGGGCACACGTCGTAACCAGCGTGACTGGGGGTGGCTTGAGCGTGCTATGGAGGCTGGCGACGACGCCGGCCCCGCTGGGGGTCGACGACGACATCATCCTGGCAGAGGTAGAGGGCGTGCTGCGGTTCATGCCGCTGCACCTGACCCTGAGGACGATGACGATGATCAGCATGGGCCCGAGGGCGGGGATGGTGCAGGGGCGGCTTCAGTTGCTGGTGGTAGTACCCAGGATGGGGTGCACGGAGGTGAGTGGTATGGCTCAGGGATGGGTGACGGGGCTGAGCCTAGTGACGCTGGACTTGGGTCCGGTCCTTTTGGACATTACTTTGTTGGAGTACCCACCGACGACCAGCCTCAGCAGGACGGTACTCCATGGGTTATTCCCGGATCACAGTGGCAGGACTTCCTTGGGGCAGATACGCTTGATGCGGACTTCGGCAGTCCACGGTTTCTAGCGGAGATTTCGGCTATCATGTAGGAGGACGAGCCGGGCAGGAGGCGTCCTCAGACCCCTGGCACGCAGGCACCCTTAGATGTTGATTTGAACGAGCCTGCTACGACACCTGTTGGTGACCAGTTTGGTTTGGGAGGTACCCCACATTCCGCTTACACCGCTGCATCACAGTCTGTCGCCGGGCCGTCTGCCGCACCTGTCCATTTTACGCCACCCGCACAGCCTGCCCCGCATGAGGACGCAGATGAGATAGAGGATGAGGAGCCGTTTATCCGCAGAGGTCAGAGGCCATGGGTTCCCCGTCGTTGTGGGACAGGCTCCCACTTGTTTAGATGATTTACATTTCATGTATTTTGGACGTTAGGGTTCACTCATGTACCAGACCGATGTGGATTACTGTTGTTACTTTAGAGCTATTTTTCCTTGTTGTTTCCTCATCTTTTTGTACTTAAAAATCTGGTATTTACTTAGTGGATTAGTGACTATGTATTATCAATGAATCATATAACACTTTAGTTATCAACTTTTGCAGTCATGGGATTTCTAGCTATATTCAAATTCAGATGCAACTTTTTCATTACTAGAAGGTAAAAACATAAACAGATTACATAAGTCATCTTACATAACACgtaacaggaaaaataaaatcaataaaCACTAACAATAACAAGATCACTACTACTGGCCCCCCGTGTGAGACGGTCCTCCAAGCTGTGGGCAACTCCTGCGGGTGTGTCCGGGTTGGCGACAAAGGCCACACCTCTTTGGCCGATTCGGATCTGCCTCGTCCATATTCGTCCGTATCCTAGTGGATCTCGGACGACCCTCTCTCGCACGCCTCTTGGCAGGGTCCGGGATCACGGTTGGCCCGTCGTAAGGTGGCTAGAATCCCTCCGGTATCGGCGGTGTGAATCCCATCTGGTACACACTGAACACTGAACTAATCTGATACACGCTGTGAACATAAGAGGACCAGGTAACCCGTGAGTAGGCGCAGCATGCAAGTGCGTGCTGGCACGGGAAATGAAGTGCCTGGAAGTACCCGCAGTCACAGGTCCGGGACGCAAGCGATACTCTGTAGGTACCCAATGAGAAAGAGCCCGTCGGAGTGGTCTCGGCtacggtgaactcggagttatcccggtcatacaaagtcaccgtgaagcaccgCGAATTCTTCAAGTTGGCCTCTATACACTTCACCAAGTACTGACTGAATTGCTGTCCGATTCCCATCTGGGCCTCAGCCTTTCTACCCTTGCGAACAAAGAGTTCCGCAAGCCTTccatatgttgccttcaccaAAGAGCATACAGGGAGGTTTCTGACACCCTTTaggattgagttcacacactccgagatattcgtcgtcatgtgaccgaatctcCGTCCCTCGTCACGATGCTGAGTCCATAAGGAATAATCAATCCGGTTCGCCCACtcacacatcgccgggtcttcagaccaaagaatatcaaaccagtaatcaaactcAACCTCGGTCTTGGCATATGCGGCATTCACTAGAAGCCTACGTGCAtccttgcccttgaaggtaagggcaaaattagccgctacgtgtcgaatgcagaatgcacggtatgcagatggaggtaaccaacctccgtccggagcctcaagcgcagcctttatgccgttatgcctgtctaaggtgggagagaaagaatgaccaagactctgcattctcaccttctactagtgcgaatgcaacgggtagaatgttggagttcccgtcctgtgcaatcgcgatgaGCAAAGTACCCCCGTACTTCCCATACAGATGGGTCCCGTCAATGCTAACTAAGGGCTTGCAATGGCGAAATGCCTGGATGAGCGGTGGAAACGTCCAGAAAAGTCTGtgaaaaaaagcttgagactcgtcTACTTGTCCACTAACTCGAACGGGGCTCGTCCGTAGGATTGCAACAGTACCGGGCATCGTCAACTGGACTCCCAAAACCCACCTGGggagctcgttgtatgactcatcccagtcatCGTATACGAGGGCaattgccttctgcttcgccatccagaccctcctgtaagtcggcctaAACCCGAAGTGTGCTgccgtggcatttaggagcaccttgacgctgacggatgcatcagccctaaccattggcataacgAACGCGgaaatcacatgataatccaagcTCCTGTGGTCACTCGAGATGGAGGTCGCAAGACAAGTGTGAGGTCAATTGTACCGcttgacctcccaaatgcccttgcgcttcCGCAGACTCAGTcaaatcaaccatgtgcacccattcccaaactcagaacacttgcccacataacGGCGATGATCAGACTCCacaaccttgtactgtacccctcgccggatgctgtaagtcttcacacttaacagggcctcgtctttatcctgaaattgctgaccaacctggaactctgtcaaaCCAGCAGTCCCTTCAgcatctctagctccgaatccaaCAGAGTGCCCTGAAACACCCTCTTGCCTCATGGCATCTAGGTCAAAAGAGgaaaaatgtggtggatactgctgtgtgccagaactagaACCACCGACTACCAATGCAGGCTCAGTCGCTCCAACCTCGTCGCCGCTGTCATCctcaatcatatccggctcgacgtcGTCCTCCTCTACATCACCCAACACTCCGTCTCCGACGCCAATCGGTGGAACTCCCTGTAAAGCGTTCGGCAGAATATCAACTGATCCTACCACGTTGCCTACTCCATCATTCAGATCAACAGCAAAAGACGGGGAGGCGACTGGTTCGACCGCTGGCTCGTACACAGGGACGGACGAAGAAGCATTGGCAGGCCTGGAACTCGAACCGGCTGTCGCTGCTTCAGTGGTggcattccggttcgaaccccctgagctggataccacatcaaccaactttgccaacaactctggtgtcctcacctcgggaaactgcctccgacatagaaacatgacttgcaggtcctcatcactaccaatcgtgaaGCAATCATACTTCACCGTATCCTGCAAGACagtgattggaatgcgatagaaaaacttcttcactcgcttcgcaccttccagaccaagtttcatcagcacagatctaacaagatcatcatagctcgtcgttgGTTTCACaacaatacagagaggatccttatctgtaAACTTTACACCGGAGcgagttttcctcttaatggatcctctatggtgaaccaaaaccacaaaactctcctcactagccatattACACCCTctatgagagcaactcacgtttagAACCATATATATACTGCACTGTCTACCACTAAATCGAACCGGACTGGTTCGAATTCagtttgtgtaattcgaaccagcctagtTCGAATTACTTGATGCAGCGTCTCcccatataattcgaaccagcttgttTCGAATTATGTGCTACGTTTTCCtcccaagtaattcgaaccaccctggttcgatttACTTGAATGAATTTCTctcttagtaattcgaaccaccctggttcgaattactcatgaATAGAGTTCGAACCacactggttcgaattatataaatatagggTTTGGCTAATTGCAGAAACGAATTTCACTTTGGCTCATTTAGGTAATTTGCAACTTCCCTTGGTTTATTCTAGTTTTTTGCCCTTTAAAAAATGTGCAAAAGAAAATTCACAAAGTAAAGTGAAACTAAAGATAAAAGTTCTTTTTGAAAACAACAATGCTAGGGAACCAGAAGGGTATTAGCTAAAAATCAGCTAAATACCTTTGGGTGAATCCAAAATTTCTACGAGTgaatatatatggatgtttcttctgctaagtattagaatgtttctttttcatactaaatgtgtgttcttttatatatttttcgaatttttttgtattgcaaatgtgaatgtctctatttctttaagaatttcatatttttttaaaattttataaatatttaattatttttgctaaaatataactgaatatttcttttgttaagtattaagatttttttttatattaaatgaatgttttttttataattcaTGGCCTACCCGCCTTGTCCAGTGTAGATTATGACATCTCCTTCGTCCATATCATCTTCGTAGCCACCGGAGACAATAACACTCGTTGCAATTGACTCATTGTTGGGGCTCATGGAAGCTGCCAGGTAATCAATGCCAGGTAAGTCGAAGGTGGACTTCGTGTTGAAGCAGTTGTCTTAGATGCGCTTGTTGAGGGCGTCGCGGAGAGAATGGAAGTCGCCGGCGTTTTAGGCAGCATTGGTGAGAGAAAAAGGtctgtgtgtgattgttggaggtgggtaggttaatgtgagagagaGGAGGAATNNNNNNNNNNNNNNNNNNNNNNNNNNNNNNNNNNNNNNNNNNNNNNNNNNNNNNNNNNNNNtatttaattttatttcatgtttaattaatttaaatatgttGAAATATTTTCTCTTTGATTCTTGTATATATCAAATATTCTGAAAGcactaataaaaaaaaagttaaaaagggcaaaaaagaaaattaaatttatggAAAAGTAAACAACTTCAAAAGTTTTCATTTTGATATCCAATAAGTGTCTTTATTCTTTAGAAATTAGAAGAGTATTTAGTTAAGAAAAACTACATATTAGGGAGAATTTTATTATACGTATATTTTACAAATTACTAAACATAACAACCGAAAGAATATTAATATACTATATTGAATaaatgtattttaaaattttgataagAGAAAGTCTAGGAaccagcaacttttgtattttgtcgTGAACACTTAACCATTAAAAAAAAGTGAGTAATCTTCTACCATTAAAtataatttcacaccattaaaaacactattgatagccaattgatggttacaaaataaaaaaattgctgCCCATAGCACTCCTGATAAATATGTTGGCAATCAATTACagtattatttttcaaaaaatcttaatATGGGTGTAAATAGCAAAATTTAACCAAGAGTCGTCACCAAAACTCTACCCAAGAAGAAAAATATAGATTGAATTGAAAgtggaaaaaagaaaagaaagaacaaaatggtgaaaaataaataaaaaacaggaaaaaaaatGAATGGAATGGAATGGAAGGAAAGCTGTGGAATGTGGATTAATCTAGAAGTGGTAAGGAGGAGAGAGATGAGTAAACCTGCAAGGCCGTAAGCATAGTTGTATGAGACAGcgaacataaagaaaaagaataatcaATTATGAATATGGCatcctcttctacttcttcttctccttctcaatCTTCCAAATCGCCAAACTCACCCTTCTCTCTCAACCCCAACCGATTCGGCCTCGTTAAAACATTTGCTGCCCCGCCCTCCCCTCTCCAAATGGACCACAACACTGCTTCTCAGGTATTCCCCCTTTTTAATATCTCTCTAGAATCTTCCTCTTCTTACTTATTAATTATTGATTATTCATTATATCTCTCTCTTACAGAACCATCATTCTTCCTTGCCGGAGTTACTGGTCAGTTTCATTATCTTCTCTATCTCTCTCTATTCTTGTATTAGCATCCGTGCAATTGCAAATTTGGATAGATATCTATTCGTCTAGGTTCAGCTAAGGTTNNNNNNNNNNNNNNNNNNNNNNNNNNNNNNNNNNNNNNNNNNNNNNGGATTGGGAATAGATTCTTTGTAATGGAATTGGTTTAGTTAATTTGTCCGATCTTCTGATTTGGTGTAGACGGAGTACATGGTGGATATGAAGTGTGAAGGTTGTGTTAATGCTGTTAAAAACAAGTTGCAGACCATCAATGGTACGTGTTCTGTTCTGATGAATGTTTTCTTTGAACCTCTGGATCGGCTAGTGCAAttaatttctattcacaagtgaCCAACCTGTTTGGATTTTGGAGTAATTTAATGAATtggaatttatttttttctacGGATATACTACTAAATGCATTTTCATTTTAGATATATCAGTTCACAAATTTCAGTTATGGCATCCTACACTGGAGTGTTCATCATTTATGTCAAACTGGTCTTGTCAACTTTCTGCAGGAGTGAAGGATGTAGAGGTGGACTTGAGCAATCAGGTAGTTAGGATTCGTGGTTCGACTCCAGTGAAGACCATGACTGAAGCTTTGGAACAGACTGGTAGAAAAGCCCGATTAATCGGACAGGGAACACCTGAAGGTTTGCTAGTAGATTTCTCGCTTGGTTATGATTTATCAGTGGAAATTTTATCACTTTATTCTACTTGATGAGTATTGAGTAACAAGTATAATGAGTATGACCAGTTTTGCGTCAAGTAATTTTTTTGTGcatgaaccctaaacccttagGCCTTTAGGAATATTGGAGAAACCAACTTCTGAACTAGTAACTACTGATAACAAACTTCAATTAACTTCTAATTACAATAATACCTCTTATTATGAAGGGTAGTAGAATAAGATAATTATGAAATGATGCTAGTATGTTGATGGATATGATCAACTGTTCTGCCTATCAGGCTCAACCCTGAGCAATCCTTATTAGATCAGGTGAAAAAATGGATCTTGATACATCTATATTGGGGGCGCATCTTCTATCCCTCATTATTGTTGATAGGATTGTTAATGCTTCCATTTTCATGACACACTAGGTTTGGCCTGTATTTGTCTTTACCTCCTTTGAATTCATAGTCTAATGAACTAGAGCATGCATTAGAAGACTTGGCTCTCACTTTACACAGTTTCTTAACAATTTGGCAGTAGCACTAAAGACTTAATTTTATATGTTTGCTAAACCCCATTTTCTGTAGATATATATGTTAAGAGGTTGATGATTGAAAATGATCTTATTGGAAATGATCTTATCTGGGACACTATTGTCTCCAATAACGTTTCTATTCTTTATCAGTTTCTTTTgttctgaaaatttttttctgAAGATATAGATCTTATGTGATCTTGATTTGAATGACTTATTTATAGATATTGTTTATGATGGGATGTAATGGCATTGTTTGCTCCATGTAACCACTAACCAATGGGGGAAGGCTTTGTTATTGTTGTATTAAAAGAAGTTATTATTTTTgagaaatattatttttgttttgtttagaCATTTTATTCATACATGAAATGGGAGCTATTGTACCTTTTGTAATACATGTATTATCAATAGCTCTttgtgaaaataaagaaaactacaAGATTAaaagcaaaacaagaaaatgaagaaaactGATGAATTGACATATAGCAGAACAGTAGGATTGTCAGTTGTAAACATCTGTCCAAGTTTGTTTCCTTAAGAAAATATAATGCCTGCTAAACTTGATGATCCTCCCATGCTGGATCATTTTCTATGCCTATTCACTAGAATGGCTTGCAGATGATCTTATTTTGTCGTGTGAGGTCTCTAGATCTCCTTGCATTTAATAATCTTGTCATTGAATTTGTTATTAGTAACTTAGTCCAATTAATGGAATTTCCAACAATGTTTTACTTTCCTTTTTGTTGTTTCAGCTGTGACATCAGTTTTGATTCAACCAAATCTCTCTTTTGCTTTACAGACTTCTTAATATCTGCCGCTGTTTCTGAATTCAAAGGTCCAGACATTTTTGGAGTTGTTCGCCTAGCTCAAGTAAACATGGAACTAGCTAGGATTGAAGCCAACTTCAGTGGTTTGTCACCAGGAAAGCATGGTTGGTCCATTAATGAGTATGGGGACCTGACTAGAGGTGCAGCTAGCACTGGTAAAGTATACAATCCAACAGACGGGGAAGATGCTAAACAGGTTTGCTTTTTACATGACCTGTGGACATATATTTTTCTTGATATTTGGCATAAACCTTTATCTCTTAATGATTAACAACTGATATATAGATATTTGTAAACACTAATGTAAGTTGCTTGGTTTGACCCTCAGCCACTTGGCGACCTGGGAACATTAGAAGCTAACGAAAAGGGCGAAGCCTTCTACACTGGGGTCAAAGAAAAGCTCAAGGTAGGTGATCTTATTGGACGATCAGTGGTTGTATATGCAACTGAAAACAAATCAGAACATGGTATAGCTGCTGCTGTAATCGCCAGAAGTGCAGG is from Arachis ipaensis cultivar K30076 chromosome B01, Araip1.1, whole genome shotgun sequence and encodes:
- the LOC107630410 gene encoding copper chaperone for superoxide dismutase, chloroplastic/cytosolic isoform X1; protein product: MNMASSSTSSSPSQSSKSPNSPFSLNPNRFGLVKTFAAPPSPLQMDHNTASQNHHSSLPELLTEYMVDMKCEGCVNAVKNKLQTINDISVHKFQLWHPTLECSSFMSNWSCQLSAGVKDVEVDLSNQVVRIRGSTPVKTMTEALEQTGRKARLIGQGTPEDFLISAAVSEFKGPDIFGVVRLAQVNMELARIEANFSGLSPGKHGWSINEYGDLTRGAASTGKVYNPTDGEDAKQPLGDLGTLEANEKGEAFYTGVKEKLKVGDLIGRSVVVYATENKSEHGIAAAVIARSAGVGENYKKLCTCDGTTIWEASDRDFVTSKV
- the LOC107630410 gene encoding copper chaperone for superoxide dismutase, chloroplastic/cytosolic isoform X2 is translated as MNMASSSTSSSPSQSSKSPNSPFSLNPNRFGLVKTFAAPPSPLQMDHNTASQNHHSSLPELLTEYMVDMKCEGCVNAVKNKLQTINGVKDVEVDLSNQVVRIRGSTPVKTMTEALEQTGRKARLIGQGTPEDFLISAAVSEFKGPDIFGVVRLAQVNMELARIEANFSGLSPGKHGWSINEYGDLTRGAASTGKVYNPTDGEDAKQPLGDLGTLEANEKGEAFYTGVKEKLKVGDLIGRSVVVYATENKSEHGIAAAVIARSAGVGENYKKLCTCDGTTIWEASDRDFVTSKV